The proteins below are encoded in one region of Nitrospirota bacterium:
- a CDS encoding anthranilate synthase component I family protein produces the protein MLINASQFLNAPGPVPLLARIPFHHLTPLDAYHAILRDQPSFLLESGAPAGRGAQARYSFIGGSPYQILEARNRLLRQWTPHDQWQSWTPTADPLRDAFALMDGSGVSMPPGAPPFVGGVVGCLGYGLSRRHLRPGHPARAALFPDLYWLFVDLVGAFDLAERTLTASFCPAPERFAGESRAGLLKEGRERLEAFLATVTHPVASPSNLRETRPIVATGMSREDYCAMVERAKAYIAAGDIFQANLAQRFTAPYAGRDGLDVYRRLHTINPSPFAAFLDLGDTHVICSSPERLVRRAGREVETRPIAGTRPRGANSADDARLTTDLLLNAKERAEHLMLVDLERNDLGRVCAYGSVKVDELMVTEHYSHVIHIVSNIRGTLRNNATNFDVLDAMFPGGTITGVPKIRCMEIIEELEPVSRGLYTGSIGYVSWSGHMDWNIVIRTLTLSRGELAFYAGAGIVADSDPEKEHAETLYKAQALIDAVR, from the coding sequence GTGCTCATCAACGCCTCGCAATTTCTGAATGCCCCCGGCCCGGTTCCGCTGCTGGCCAGAATCCCGTTTCACCATCTCACGCCCCTCGACGCGTATCACGCGATCTTACGTGATCAGCCCTCGTTTCTACTCGAAAGCGGCGCCCCGGCCGGCCGTGGTGCCCAAGCGCGCTACTCGTTTATCGGCGGGTCCCCGTACCAGATCTTGGAAGCCCGCAACAGACTCCTGAGGCAATGGACGCCGCACGATCAGTGGCAAAGTTGGACGCCGACTGCTGATCCGCTCCGCGACGCGTTTGCCCTGATGGACGGCTCTGGGGTTAGCATGCCTCCCGGCGCGCCGCCGTTTGTCGGCGGCGTGGTCGGCTGTTTGGGGTACGGCTTGTCCCGCCGCCATCTCCGGCCCGGTCATCCCGCTCGCGCGGCGCTGTTTCCCGATCTGTACTGGCTCTTCGTGGACCTCGTTGGCGCATTCGATCTCGCGGAACGCACCTTGACTGCGTCGTTCTGCCCAGCTCCGGAGCGGTTTGCCGGTGAGTCGCGCGCCGGCCTCTTGAAGGAGGGGCGAGAACGGTTGGAGGCGTTCCTGGCTACAGTGACGCATCCGGTGGCGTCGCCGTCCAATCTCCGGGAGACGCGCCCAATCGTTGCAACCGGCATGTCCCGCGAGGATTACTGCGCCATGGTGGAGCGGGCCAAGGCCTACATTGCCGCCGGCGATATTTTTCAAGCCAATCTGGCGCAGCGGTTCACCGCTCCGTATGCGGGACGCGACGGCCTGGACGTGTATCGACGCCTCCACACGATCAATCCCTCGCCCTTCGCCGCGTTTCTGGACCTCGGCGACACGCACGTGATCTGCTCATCTCCGGAGCGACTGGTGCGCCGCGCGGGGCGCGAAGTGGAGACTCGGCCCATCGCGGGCACGCGGCCCCGCGGCGCGAACTCGGCTGACGACGCGCGGCTGACAACCGATCTGCTGCTGAACGCCAAGGAGCGGGCCGAACACCTGATGCTGGTCGATTTGGAACGCAATGACCTGGGCCGCGTCTGCGCCTACGGATCGGTCAAGGTGGATGAGCTCATGGTCACGGAGCACTACTCCCACGTGATCCACATCGTGTCCAACATCCGCGGCACGCTACGCAACAACGCGACGAATTTCGACGTACTGGACGCCATGTTTCCCGGCGGCACCATCACCGGCGTGCCCAAGATCCGCTGCATGGAAATCATCGAGGAGCTGGAACCGGTCTCGCGAGGCTTGTACACCGGCTCAATCGGCTACGTGTCCTGGTCCGGGCACATGGACTGGAACATCGTGATCCGAACGTTGACGCTCTCCCGCGGCGAATTGGCTTTTTACGCGGGCGCGGGGATCGTCGCGGACTCGGACCCAGAAAAAGAGCACGCCGAGACTCTGTACAAAGCGCAAGCGTTGATCGACGCAGTCCGCTGA
- a CDS encoding HEAT repeat domain-containing protein — MQSAPSGSSPTSDPDDPQLVESAREVMRALTKAVKASKMYLPEHDICRRFRDEFATRLARHLDEHGNLPLTIRGYEFLVGTTPVYEEPTRFENLAFRCSSDGLRELVLHQGLTRGELDAVLGVLTAESRPLDSDMVTRLWELALPHVTYQVAEVQDGPETSNPGLSSLPAPTAALAGADRPTSGTESAPSVPEPELIPETPIDSGSVVFTLTDEEIASLQQQVTDDTAQDYVEQLIDILVSILALDDDEQSFLEVLQVLDDIVATCVRQGRFIRARDIVARLLALRDDEARVSERSRELIRVVWTQLGRWERVAVLEEALNQPGTWDRDALAAYMGVLPPAAVEALITLLERAQTATGRRMVCDALEAFGAEGVEAILLGLPSAPWYVARNLIHVLGSVKDLRAMPALETAMRHAEVRIRREALKAIDALGVEHVKHALPKWLNDADEGVRLHALKLARRHAWPGLFNALSDVIADHAFVHRSEVEQREWFDALAAVGADAALPLIARYLTPERAWPWIFVTRHDPRARHAVAAARRIGTPAATALLRDAAARRGPVSDEARRALRELERAA, encoded by the coding sequence GTGCAGTCTGCCCCGTCGGGTTCCTCGCCGACGTCGGATCCCGACGATCCCCAGTTGGTCGAGTCGGCCCGCGAGGTCATGCGGGCGCTGACCAAGGCCGTCAAAGCCTCCAAGATGTACCTCCCTGAGCATGACATTTGTCGCCGCTTTCGCGACGAGTTCGCGACGCGACTGGCGCGACACCTGGATGAACACGGGAACCTCCCGCTGACGATCCGAGGGTATGAGTTCTTGGTCGGGACCACCCCGGTCTATGAGGAACCCACCCGATTCGAAAACCTGGCGTTTCGGTGTTCTTCGGACGGGCTGAGAGAGCTCGTCTTACACCAAGGACTGACCAGGGGAGAACTCGATGCCGTGCTGGGGGTGTTGACTGCTGAGTCGCGGCCGTTGGACAGCGATATGGTGACCAGGTTGTGGGAGTTAGCGCTGCCGCACGTGACCTACCAGGTCGCGGAAGTCCAGGACGGTCCGGAGACCAGTAACCCAGGGCTCTCGTCCTTGCCGGCGCCAACCGCTGCGCTGGCCGGCGCGGATCGGCCGACCTCCGGCACGGAATCCGCTCCTTCGGTTCCGGAACCAGAGTTGATTCCCGAAACGCCGATTGATTCGGGCAGCGTCGTGTTCACGCTGACGGATGAAGAGATCGCCTCGCTGCAGCAACAGGTGACTGACGACACCGCGCAGGACTACGTGGAACAGTTGATCGATATCCTGGTGTCGATCCTTGCGCTGGACGATGACGAGCAGTCGTTTCTGGAAGTGTTGCAAGTGCTGGACGATATCGTGGCCACGTGCGTGCGACAGGGCCGGTTCATTCGCGCCAGAGACATCGTCGCGAGGCTGCTCGCGCTGCGTGACGACGAAGCCAGGGTGTCGGAGCGTAGCCGAGAACTCATTCGGGTCGTGTGGACCCAACTCGGGCGCTGGGAGCGCGTGGCGGTGCTCGAAGAGGCGCTCAATCAACCAGGCACGTGGGACCGCGACGCATTGGCCGCCTACATGGGCGTCCTCCCGCCGGCGGCGGTCGAGGCGTTGATCACGTTGCTCGAACGCGCGCAGACGGCCACGGGGCGACGGATGGTGTGCGACGCGCTCGAAGCGTTCGGGGCGGAAGGCGTGGAGGCGATTCTTCTGGGACTTCCCTCCGCGCCGTGGTACGTGGCGCGGAACCTGATCCACGTGCTCGGGTCGGTCAAGGACCTTCGCGCGATGCCGGCGTTGGAAACTGCGATGCGTCATGCCGAGGTACGGATCCGCAGGGAGGCGCTCAAGGCCATCGACGCGCTGGGCGTGGAACATGTGAAACACGCGCTCCCCAAATGGTTGAACGATGCGGACGAAGGCGTGCGGCTGCACGCCCTCAAACTGGCGCGCCGGCACGCGTGGCCCGGGCTGTTCAACGCGCTGTCCGACGTGATCGCGGACCACGCGTTCGTCCATCGCAGCGAGGTGGAGCAGCGCGAGTGGTTCGACGCGCTGGCCGCGGTGGGGGCTGACGCCGCGCTACCACTCATCGCCCGATACTTGACGCCGGAACGCGCGTGGCCGTGGATCTTCGTGACGCGCCACGATCCCCGCGCTCGTCACGCGGTGGCGGCGGCTCGACGCATCGGCACGCCGGCTGCGACCGCTCTGCTGCGAGACGCTGCGGCGCGCCGTGGACCGGTGAGCGACGAGGCGCGTCGCGCCCTGCGCGAGTTGGAACGGGCCGCGTGA
- a CDS encoding HD domain-containing phosphohydrolase → MKAGAAQNAAPKLFEALKGSRIRDENLHRIGKRLVYQIHILLKTAHIHLAGNVALNQPAERLVKTVAEIDEWRGEPVLRQDGDHLYLDDFRLKMDLEGYIGFTELMAEMRKRGVGSIRLDPMISVEEVIEFARLWATGSPATMDELSVVLRERGVSHVELAPPASSRGKPARERESHKAVAKRTYFRTISAVGEVMESVKLKQAVGVRKSKRVVQGLVDLMLQDENTLLGLATLRSHDEYTYSHCVNVCILALTMGQRLGYDRAHLSELGVAALFHDVGKADIPLEILNKGSAFTPEEWRVIRRHPILGVKSLLRLKGLDDVSTKIVIAGFEHHLNYDLSGYPKLAQPRKLTLFGRIISLVDCYDAMTASRVYSRVPLAPDKALRLMVAKAGTVYDPLLLKVFANCMGVYPVGTIVRFDTGEVGVVVGSHPSPDRRAHPMVKVIRGAAGTDLDGEMIDLADHDARPIRRIVDTSDAQSLGIDLARYFC, encoded by the coding sequence ATGAAGGCCGGGGCCGCTCAAAACGCCGCGCCCAAGTTGTTCGAAGCGCTCAAGGGCAGCCGCATTCGGGACGAGAACCTTCACCGTATCGGCAAACGTCTGGTCTACCAGATCCACATCCTGCTCAAGACCGCCCACATCCACCTGGCCGGGAACGTGGCGCTGAATCAGCCGGCGGAACGGTTGGTCAAGACCGTGGCTGAGATCGACGAATGGCGCGGCGAGCCGGTCTTGCGGCAGGACGGGGATCATCTCTATCTGGATGACTTCCGACTCAAGATGGATCTGGAAGGCTACATCGGATTTACCGAGCTCATGGCCGAGATGCGGAAACGAGGCGTGGGCAGCATTCGATTAGATCCCATGATCAGCGTCGAGGAAGTCATCGAGTTCGCGCGCCTGTGGGCCACTGGGTCGCCGGCGACCATGGACGAGCTGTCGGTCGTGCTGCGCGAGCGCGGGGTGTCGCATGTGGAACTCGCGCCGCCGGCCTCGTCGCGCGGGAAGCCCGCTCGCGAACGCGAGAGCCACAAGGCGGTGGCGAAGCGCACGTACTTTCGCACGATCTCGGCCGTGGGCGAAGTCATGGAAAGCGTCAAGCTCAAGCAGGCGGTGGGGGTCCGAAAATCCAAGCGGGTGGTGCAGGGCTTGGTGGACCTCATGCTCCAGGACGAAAACACCTTGTTGGGGCTGGCCACGTTGCGCAGCCACGACGAATACACCTACAGCCACTGCGTCAACGTCTGCATCCTGGCCCTGACCATGGGCCAACGCCTGGGCTACGACCGCGCGCACCTGTCCGAACTGGGTGTGGCCGCGCTGTTTCACGACGTGGGCAAGGCCGACATTCCCTTGGAGATCCTCAACAAGGGGAGCGCGTTCACGCCCGAGGAATGGCGCGTGATCCGGCGACACCCGATACTCGGCGTCAAGAGTCTCTTGCGCCTCAAAGGGCTCGACGACGTGTCCACCAAGATCGTGATCGCGGGGTTCGAGCACCATCTCAACTACGACCTGTCCGGTTACCCCAAGCTGGCGCAGCCGCGGAAACTGACGTTGTTCGGGCGCATCATCTCGCTGGTGGACTGCTACGACGCGATGACCGCCTCGCGGGTGTACAGCCGGGTCCCGCTCGCGCCCGACAAGGCGCTCCGCCTGATGGTGGCCAAAGCCGGGACCGTCTACGATCCGCTGCTGCTCAAGGTGTTCGCCAACTGCATGGGCGTGTACCCGGTGGGGACCATTGTCCGGTTCGACACCGGCGAGGTGGGGGTCGTGGTGGGGAGCCATCCGTCGCCGGACCGCCGCGCGCACCCGATGGTCAAGGTGATTCGCGGCGCCGCAGGAACGGACCTGGACGGAGAAATGATCGATCTCGCGGACCATGACGCTCGTCCGATCCGACGGATCGTGGACACGAGCGACGCCCAGTCGCTCGGTATCGACCTCGCTCGGTATTTTTGCTGA
- a CDS encoding FHA domain-containing protein, producing MDPEQTIRPDFSHPYLPSPEPQYPLLRVLSGPLEGREFALTADQYSVGRDPQSDIVIDQREVSRRHAEIVRMASEYVLTDLKSANGIYVNNLKLDRAVLSHGDVFQIGACVFQFIWNRVRATTR from the coding sequence TTGGATCCTGAACAGACCATTCGGCCGGATTTCTCTCATCCATACTTGCCGAGCCCGGAGCCGCAGTACCCGCTGCTTCGCGTGTTAAGTGGACCATTGGAGGGTCGCGAGTTTGCATTGACCGCGGATCAGTACTCGGTCGGACGGGACCCGCAGTCCGACATCGTCATCGACCAGCGCGAGGTGTCCAGGCGGCACGCCGAGATCGTGCGAATGGCGAGCGAATACGTCTTGACCGACCTCAAGAGTGCAAACGGCATCTACGTGAACAATCTCAAGCTCGATCGGGCCGTGTTGAGCCACGGTGATGTCTTCCAGATCGGCGCCTGCGTGTTCCAGTTTATTTGGAACCGCGTCCGCGCGACGACGCGCTGA
- a CDS encoding diguanylate cyclase — MGSRSVVRSSNRRRGTRGRRVIASPSKLLALLGHLPGMVYRRRADQAGTMEFVSGGCAELTGYRPSDLMLPDAEVRQRLIHPDDRSSVEREIEEALRAKRVFHVAYRLRTASGQVRWASEHGRGLFSRRGALTAVEGYISDITEQKLAEQLLAEQAIRDALTGLYNRRFFDERIDIELARASRNRHGVAFLMCDLDYFKSVNDAHGHQVGDEVLRTVAGAVLSSTRGSDLIVRWGGDEMVVVLAETNEAGGRIVAQRIQRAVRRLSDVRGIRFDISIGIAVFPTHGESVDQLIRLADRALYIAKKTGDRLHIGDEHYRLDAQAVTAVFQPIVDVWSNQVLGYEALSRDPEGRLSVAELFKKYHVVGQLDDLKAICFREQLRAGRDASLRRIFLNVDLRVLERLEPIAKPEGMDVILEISERTVLPDVAGYLSAAMKWRAQGYKFAIDDFGEGFVSLPLVARLNPEYIKIDRSLVLQAVSSDTFKGFLKHLLQALRMYATEGVIAEGVETEQELAAMKGIGIFVVQGFLTGRPQALLPEPAANAA, encoded by the coding sequence GTGGGAAGTCGGTCCGTCGTGCGGTCGTCGAATCGCCGTCGCGGGACGCGCGGCCGCCGCGTCATTGCCTCTCCGAGCAAACTGCTCGCGCTGCTCGGTCACCTCCCCGGTATGGTCTACCGTCGCCGGGCCGATCAGGCCGGTACCATGGAGTTTGTCAGCGGCGGCTGTGCCGAACTGACCGGGTATCGGCCTTCCGACCTCATGTTGCCCGACGCCGAGGTGCGGCAGAGGTTGATCCATCCCGACGATCGGTCATCCGTGGAACGGGAGATCGAGGAAGCGCTGCGGGCCAAGCGGGTCTTCCACGTTGCGTATCGGTTACGCACCGCGTCCGGGCAAGTTCGGTGGGCGTCCGAGCACGGGCGCGGTCTTTTCAGCCGGCGTGGTGCGCTCACGGCGGTGGAGGGGTACATCAGCGACATCACCGAACAGAAGTTGGCCGAACAACTGTTGGCCGAGCAGGCGATTCGCGACGCATTGACCGGCTTGTACAACCGTCGATTTTTCGACGAGCGGATCGACATCGAACTGGCGCGCGCGAGCCGCAACCGGCACGGCGTCGCGTTTCTGATGTGCGATCTCGACTACTTTAAATCCGTGAATGACGCGCACGGCCACCAGGTCGGCGACGAAGTCCTGAGGACCGTGGCGGGCGCCGTCTTGTCGTCAACGCGTGGAAGCGACCTGATCGTTCGATGGGGCGGGGACGAAATGGTGGTGGTGCTCGCGGAGACCAACGAGGCCGGCGGCCGCATCGTGGCCCAACGTATCCAGCGGGCGGTTCGACGGTTGAGCGACGTGCGGGGCATCCGGTTCGACATCAGCATCGGGATCGCGGTCTTCCCCACCCACGGAGAATCCGTGGACCAATTGATCCGGCTTGCGGACCGCGCGCTCTACATTGCCAAAAAGACCGGTGACAGACTTCACATCGGCGACGAGCACTACCGGCTTGACGCACAGGCCGTCACCGCGGTTTTTCAGCCGATCGTCGATGTCTGGTCGAATCAGGTCCTGGGCTACGAGGCACTGAGCCGGGACCCCGAAGGGCGGCTCAGCGTCGCCGAGCTGTTCAAAAAATATCACGTGGTGGGACAACTGGACGACCTCAAGGCCATCTGTTTCAGGGAACAGCTACGAGCGGGCCGCGACGCGAGCCTGAGGAGAATCTTCCTCAATGTCGATCTGCGGGTGTTGGAGCGGTTGGAGCCGATCGCGAAGCCGGAAGGGATGGACGTGATCCTCGAGATCTCGGAGCGCACGGTGTTGCCCGATGTGGCGGGCTACCTGTCGGCGGCGATGAAGTGGCGGGCTCAGGGATATAAGTTTGCGATCGATGACTTCGGCGAGGGATTCGTATCGCTTCCGCTGGTGGCGCGTCTGAACCCTGAGTACATCAAGATCGACCGCTCGCTGGTGCTGCAGGCCGTGTCATCGGATACGTTCAAGGGATTCCTCAAACATCTGCTGCAGGCGCTGCGCATGTATGCGACCGAAGGGGTCATCGCCGAAGGCGTGGAAACCGAACAGGAGTTGGCCGCGATGAAGGGGATCGGGATCTTCGTGGTCCAGGGGTTCCTGACCGGCCGTCCGCAGGCCCTTCTGCCCGAACCGGCGGCGAACGCCGCCTGA
- a CDS encoding NADH-ubiquinone oxidoreductase-F iron-sulfur binding region domain-containing protein, whose amino-acid sequence MPGYLLPEKPITSAEEYAKTGGWKGLERALSMSPEAVIDEIKKSGLRGRGGAGFPTGIKWAGTRQKESPDGKKYLACNGAEGEPGTYKDRPLIFLNPYQLIEGVAIASLTIGADKAFICLKEIFHPQIKRLSEAIAECEMKGYLGPNVLNSGRGVQVELSIGPATYLYGEETAMLESIMGNAAMPRQVKPFEWGLPFSGGGIASPVVVNNVETLSHVAHIMRNGADWFKAIGPPRSPGNFIWTVSGDVAKPGFYELPMGTTMAQLLQTAGGPKPGRKFKAVFPGGPSCGLLTPDKFDTPLDFDSLKKVDSGLGSGCVIVYDDTACMVHVAYNFSRFFSNESCGQCFSCNWSTKEITRLILKMEQGTGVEDDMVEAWEITERMPGKGRCFLINAESIIVRSILKHFPEEFTNHVGKPCPTPRTLPIPKILEFDGKDFVYDTMDSELRWVSGSPFPVLVSDDHQFQRRI is encoded by the coding sequence GTGCCCGGATATCTGTTACCCGAGAAACCCATCACCTCCGCTGAAGAGTATGCAAAAACCGGCGGATGGAAGGGGCTTGAACGCGCCCTTTCCATGTCCCCGGAAGCGGTGATCGACGAAATCAAGAAGTCCGGTCTGCGCGGGCGCGGGGGAGCCGGATTTCCCACCGGGATCAAGTGGGCCGGCACCCGGCAGAAGGAGTCGCCGGACGGCAAGAAGTACCTTGCCTGCAACGGAGCCGAGGGCGAACCGGGGACTTACAAAGACCGCCCTCTGATCTTTCTCAACCCCTACCAGTTGATTGAAGGCGTGGCGATCGCGTCGCTGACCATCGGCGCGGACAAGGCGTTTATCTGCCTCAAGGAGATTTTTCACCCCCAGATCAAGCGACTGAGCGAGGCCATTGCCGAGTGCGAAATGAAAGGTTATCTGGGGCCGAACGTGCTCAACTCCGGTCGGGGAGTCCAGGTCGAGCTCTCGATCGGCCCAGCCACGTACCTGTACGGCGAAGAGACGGCCATGTTGGAATCGATCATGGGGAACGCCGCGATGCCCCGACAGGTCAAACCCTTTGAATGGGGGCTGCCGTTCTCCGGCGGGGGCATCGCCTCTCCCGTGGTGGTCAACAACGTCGAGACCTTGTCCCATGTCGCCCACATCATGCGAAACGGAGCGGACTGGTTTAAGGCCATCGGGCCGCCGCGAAGCCCCGGCAACTTCATCTGGACCGTGTCCGGCGACGTCGCCAAACCGGGCTTTTACGAACTCCCGATGGGCACCACCATGGCGCAACTTCTCCAGACCGCGGGTGGGCCGAAACCGGGGCGGAAGTTCAAGGCGGTGTTCCCGGGCGGCCCCTCCTGCGGGTTGCTGACACCCGACAAGTTCGACACGCCCCTGGATTTCGACTCACTGAAAAAGGTGGACTCGGGGCTCGGTTCAGGTTGTGTCATCGTGTACGACGACACGGCGTGCATGGTCCACGTGGCGTACAACTTCTCGCGGTTCTTCTCCAATGAAAGCTGCGGCCAGTGTTTTTCCTGCAACTGGAGCACCAAAGAGATCACGCGCCTGATCCTGAAGATGGAGCAAGGCACCGGGGTCGAAGACGACATGGTCGAGGCGTGGGAAATCACCGAACGGATGCCCGGTAAGGGCCGCTGCTTCTTGATCAACGCCGAGTCGATCATCGTTCGCAGCATCCTGAAACACTTTCCCGAAGAGTTCACCAACCACGTGGGAAAGCCCTGTCCCACGCCCCGAACGCTGCCCATTCCCAAAATCCTAGAGTTCGACGGGAAAGATTTCGTCTACGACACGATGGACAGCGAGTTGCGGTGGGTGTCGGGTTCGCCGTTCCCGGTGCTCGTTTCCGACGACCACCAGTTCCAGCGCCGGATTTAG